In Sphaeramia orbicularis chromosome 3, fSphaOr1.1, whole genome shotgun sequence, a genomic segment contains:
- the sinhcafl gene encoding SIN3-HDAC complex associated factor, like, whose product MFGFHKSKIYRSNDGCCICKTKSSSSRFTDSSRYEETFRLCFGLSEDRVGDICNACVLLVKRWKKLPHGSKKNWNHVVDARAGPGFKMTKPKKIKNSDGKKKSKLKKLHKFKRQNSDAHSTTSSVSPAQSPSYSNQSDDGSDIESKQRRSSPSIFSFLDRSYWKRQKVCCGIVYKGRFGEVIIDPRLFKPCCSSKKQKTLVSTQVSTRLPETLPPQLPQDIKETW is encoded by the exons ATGTTTGGCTTCCACAAGTCAAAGATATACCGGAGTAACGATGGATGTTGCATCTGCAAAACCAAGTCCTCCAGTTCACGCTTCACAGACAGCAGTCGATACGAAGAAACGTTCAGGCTCTGCTTCGG GCTGTCAGAGGACCGTGTTGGAGACATTTGCAATGCCTGTGTTTTATTGGTGAAGAGGTGGAAGAAACTACCTCATGGATCCAAGAAGAACTGGAACCAT GTGGTAGATGCCAGAGCCGGGCCAGGTTTCAAAATGACAAAACCCAAGAAGATCAAGAACAGTGATGGAAAGAAGAAGAGCAAGCTAAAGAAGCTTCACAAGTTCAAGAGACAAA ACTCGGATGCCCACAGCACAACCTCTAGTGTGTCTCCGGCTCAGTCCCCCAGTTACAGCAACCAGTCAGATGATGGTTCAGACATCGAGTCCAAACAAAGACGCTCCTCTCCCTCCATCTTCTCATTTTTGGACCGCTCCTACTGGAAAAG GCAAAAAGTCTGCTGTGGGATTGTCTACAAGGGTCGCTTTGGAGAGGTGATCATTGATCCTCGACTTTTCAAGCCTTGTTGCAGTTCCAAAAAACAGAAGACACTGGTATCCACGCAGGTGTCCACGCGCCTTCCAGAAACACTTCCTCCACAGCTCCCACAAGACATAAAAGAAACCTGGTGA